In the genome of Hemitrygon akajei unplaced genomic scaffold, sHemAka1.3 Scf000082, whole genome shotgun sequence, the window gtaagaaattagcttttccaaccttatcgatgcaatcatccaccctagggatagaataggcatctgtttttgttactgcatttaccttcctataatcagtgcaaaatctaagaCTACCATCAGGTTTCGGCACAATAACGCAGGGtgagctccaatctgatgctgaaggactaataataACATTTTCCAGTATATATTCAATTTCTTGCTCAGGCAATTTacattttctacgttcatgcgaagtgggtgttgtttaatcggtttggcttgaccaatatctacatcatgtactgcgaccgtggtttgcttgggaacatcgggaaataaatctttaaacttcagaattaattccttcagctgttgttgttgctttggctgcagatgagccaacttgttatcaatgttttctggaacaaccgagttcattagtctaactgcgaccatgtttggcttgtgaaaagtctcagacgagtcaattgtttcattctcaggttgccagattcatatgatTTGACAACAatactcacagatggtgcctgtttgtcaaaataaggctttatcatatttatgtgtaccaccCGTGTTAGTTTACGTTggtcgggtgttttaataacataattcacatcattaatttgagggactatttcatacggtctattgaattttgcctgaagtggatttgtcaaCACTGGAGataaggcaagcaccttatctcccacctggtgTTTTCTTTTGCAAGcccacttatcaaaccaacacttcattttgttttgagaaatctttaagttttgtttcGCTAGACTACAGACTTGGTGTAGTTTATTCTTGAACTTCTAAGCAAAGTCTagcaagttaacatgtacatccccatcaatccactattcctttaacaaggtcaaaggtcccctcactcaatgaccaaatacaagttcaaatggagtaaatcccagtgattcctgtaccaactctcttactgcgaactaaagcaaatgtattccttcattcCAGTCTTTTCCACTTTTGACacaatatgtcttaatcattgttttgagggcagaatgaaatctttccaaagccccttgtgattccagATGGTATGCAGATTATGTAATTTGTTTAGTttccagttcataaactacctgctggaataatccagatgtaaagttacttccttgatcagactggatttctttaggcaaaccaaataaagtaaaaaacttggtaagagccttcgccacagttttagctttaataattctgagaggtattgcctctgggaatctggatgcagtacacataatagttagcagatactgatggccagcatTAGTCTTTGGcaatccactataaattttgaaGAGGATTCACCGAATGCTGGTTTAGACTACAGTGGGGCTACTGGCGTGACCTGATTAGGTatacccacaacttgacaagtgtgacaagTTCTGCGAAAAGTCACAACATCTgtcctcaaattaggccagtaacattttttgataatcctgtttagttttattcactccaaaatgtcgaCGTAAGGgtatactgtgggccaaagttaaaatttcagtcctataaactttaggaactacaacttggtgaacaattgcccattcctcactcgctggtatagcaggtggcctccacttcctcattaacactccatccttgagataataccctactggcactttcttaatctcatcatctgagagagctgtttcttttaaagcttcaatatcAGGGTCTTCGttttgttctgctataaactccttcctagacagggataaatctttctcatcagacttactacctgaatcctgttgaaacaatgaaggcagaaaagtccctgacaggtcatcataacctgaatcccgattttggctatcatgggtatcagaatcatgctgcacagaaccgtctgcATCGGTAgactttttagccatacttcgagttactgcgcaggaaggataaatgttaaaatacatctgtgggtcgtcagtggttgggctagttgtcaacagcactgcaggaacaactttaccatctgccaggtcattccctaacagcaaagtatCATCTCCCACCGGTAAACTGCAGCATAGTCCGATCTCAACAGGTCCCAAAACCAACCCTGTCTGTAAAGTTACCTTTTACAACGGCACAGAAACCACgccgcccccaatgcctttaataagatttacctcaccagtgtcagtctcatcaccaaactttggaACGCTGTCTaatgtacagacagacagacatactttattgatcccgagggaaaatgggtttcgttacagccgcaccaacaaagaatagtgaagaaatatagcaatataaagccataaataattaaataataataagttaatcatgcaagtggaaataagtctaggaccagcctattggctctgggtgtctgacactccgagtgaggagttgtaaagtttgatggccacaggcaggaattacttcctatgaccctcagtgttacatctcggcggaatgagtctctggctgaatgtactcctgtgcctaaccagtacattatggagtgaatgGGATCATTGTACAAGATGGCATGCaagttggacagcatcctcttttcagacaccaacgtcagagagtccagttccactcccacaacatcactggccttatgaatgggtttgttgattctgttggtgtctgctaccctcagcttgctgcccagcacacaacagcaaatgtgatagcactggccacaaCAGCCTTCTAGAACAAGTGACTGAGGAGCCCCAGAAActcaaagaattttcactggtactgaggttgacccttcctttactaatacaatcccatctgacataaaatgatcgaatcccttcttaactcggtcagacctctcagtccttaactgagcctcaacagaatgttcagaaccctgtgggtttataggTGGATCAACaaactgaacacaggcatttgggactccctccttttccttcttcaggatggaacaaTTAGCCATCCCATGACCAGCTTTCCTACAACAGGAACAAataagaccagaatatttctccttcaactacttcccttcatccttactcttatcACTAGTCCCAACTTTAATTTCTGCTTTgccctggtgatccctgctactcttttggaagctcttatttgGGGTAAACTTAACCttgtgagttaaagcaaactcatctgctaatctagcagactcctgcaaagtggcagcatccttttcatttaAATATGCCTTTATGTCATCATAGACGCACCTTtcgaattcttcaattaaaaccaactctttctatctgtaaaatcatcatttatatttttatatgtgcaccagtGGTCAAAACACACAGACTTCTGAGAAGTAAATGCCAGATAAGTCTGATTCACAAATTTCCTGcaatttccaatttttttcctgtgtgattctgggaccaactcgtaagctttgagcacagcctgtttcactatgtcataatcagctgcttcatcaactatcaaagcagaataggccatggcctcctctactgtcaagatgaagccacactcaagttggaggaacaacaccttatctaccggctgggtagcctccaacctgatggcgtgaacattgacttttctaacttccgttaacaCCACTCCTCACCTTCTCACCCCATCcgtgatatatttagattttttgttccctctttctctgcccatcactctgcctgttttccatctccctctggtgctcccctccccctttctttctccctaggcctcccatcctatgatgctttcccttctccagttttgtatctcttttgccaatcacctttccggctctcagcttcaccccaccccctcccgtcttctatctttcagatttcccccttcccctcctactttcaaatctcttactatctttcctttcagttagtcctgatgaaggggctcggcccaaaacgttgacagtgcttctccttatagatgctgcctggcctgctgtgttccaacagcatGTTGCGTGttgcccaaactattgagctcggggaatCAAGGCTtcgagtcttgagatggtaaagtaggcaagttcagttcatccacagaataggtgatgagagagatatttgtaatccagggtaaatgttgagagaaggcaattatgtcaaaTTCCTCAGGTTCCACGCtggtaaaatgagagaacagtcgctgtagattttatctgttaTCATTCCAAAATCTCACATACTAATTATCACCCAAAgcgacttgtcacaaggggtatcatcttcaagtgaattaccacaccacacccaggcaagggttaacacatcagtggtcttcagaGGATACCCAAAATCAGATCCATTCCTACGGATCAAACAAGGTGAccaccacacattcgatgtacggtgaatcgatgatacccttgtgggcataggaaagttacaaacagtgacccttggccattagTTCCCTGGTTCTGATCCTTCTATTTTACCTCTttcatctccgtctgactctgagtgtctgtgtcctcgcttaAAACCAAAACAAGCTGCAAATCAGACTGAATCAccctaatctctctctcttaaaatgacagtctacagcatatatgtcaaactcaaggcccacgggacaaatccggcccgcggtggaataatctttggcccgcaagataatatctaattactattaaagctggtcgcagtaatcgaagcgcctatggcgtatgatatggctaatgttgagtttattcaggtaccaggttttcaggatttttagtgtttattcggcactcttgctcggcagtcttcttcataagaaacggaatttgtaaagtgaaacactttgtagttatagcagagactgagacacatgagagcaggctgaaaaaacggaggcaacgaaagctgcgttcgcacgcgtccgactgatccggcctgcatgaagctgcattttgctcaatccggcctgtgacctaaaatgagtttgacactgCTGGTCTACAGCAAACGAAACCCAGcgattcataacaacggccactccccattgtgaactgactggtgtgccagtagttgggatgactgagtgaatgctatcccacattctgagcagatgaatggcttctcctCGGTGTGAAcgcgctgatgtctctgtaggctggataaataaataaatcccttcccacagtctgaacaggtgaacggcttctccccagtgtgtactcgctggtgactctgtagggtagatgactgagtgaatcccttcccacagactgagcagctgaacagcttctccccagtgtgaatttgcagatgtctctgtaggctggataaatgagtgaatctcttcctacagactgagcaggtgaacggcctctccccagtgtgaactcgctggtgattctgtagggtggatgtctgagtgaatcccttcccacagactgagcaggtgaacggcttctccccagtgtgaatttgctggtgtctctgtagggtggatgaatcagtgaatctcttcccacagagtgagcaggtgaacggcctctccccagtgtgaactcgctgatgtctctgtagggtggatgactgagtgaatctcttcccacattctgagcaggtgaacggtttctccccagtgtgaactcgctggtgactctgtagggtggataactgagtgaatctcttcccacagactgagcaggtgaatggcttctccccggtgtgaacttgctgatgtctctgtagggtggataactcagtgaatcctttcccacattctgagcaggagaacggcctctccccagtgtgaactcgttgatgactttgtaggttggataactcattgaatctcttcccacattctgagcaggtgaacggcttctccccagtgtgaactcgctgatgactctgtaggttggataactcagtgaatcccttcccacattctgagcaggtgaacggcctctccccagtgtgaactcgctgatgactctggagGTGGGATAACCGAgcgaatctcttctcacagactgagcaggagaatggcctctccccagtgtgaactcgctgatgtaccagtagggtggatgactcagtgaatcccttcccacagactgagcatgtgtacggcttctccccagtgtgaactcgctgatgtttccatagggtggaagagtgagtgaatctcttctcacagactgagcaggtgtatgGTCGCTCCCTGGTGTGAAGTCGCTGGTGAGACATTAGGTCAgaagactgagtgaatcctttcccggaaattcagcagatgaccagcctctgcccagtgtggtgtgaactgattggtgtgtccacatgtgggaagaccaactgaatcctttctcacacacagaacagatgaatggccttggccaatgtgaacttgttgatgtaccttcaattgtgataactgagtgaatccactCCCACTGTCTGaccaggtgaacggcctttctcctgtgtaaaatgacggttGGTCAAATGACgaatggtcgattgaatcccttgctccacttcttaaatatctggacagagacaacaaaactggcatGCCTTGTTTGAGCTTCCtagagacaaattccttctcatttttaacctgtaaaaagatttacaaaatccatcaatggggtTAGGACAACAttacagatgagattacttgagttgccaaggtttgatctgtatcacactgttacagtgaggttctacccaagttggacagagaaatcatctcctgactgggcagagtgctggtatctggaatgaccatcaattccctgatgctcttcctgtctctaaaagaatggagcatttctgccatctccaatttgtgccttggctcagtttgactctctccattagtattattccctgttcctgctgagctgcatgggtgcctggccccacagtaactgaaacagtctcacacaaacaatctttcttgacgtgcagctgggaccttcttttatgtattattaacttaaagtgccacaattTTAAAGCaatataaaaaattcctgctgaaatgaatggttggtccacacagctgtTAAAAGATCTTAAAGTGAATTATTGCAATATTTCAGGTTCctgtagaaaagtacaacacagaaacaggccctttgggccatctagtttgtgctgaactatttaaattgcccactccctcacctctaccatccaggtaccaacacaaacctcttaaatgttgaaatcgagctcacattcaccactcatgatggctgttcattccacacccggatgaccgtctgtgtgaagaagattcccctcatgttccccttaacatttcacctttcacccttaacccatggccactggttgtagtcccacatcAATCGGTGGTATAAGCCAGCTTGAATTTACACCTTCACTTTAGTTGAAaatactcaacaggcgctttctaaatggtcacctatgtcgatgtcattgataggtcgaataaatgctataaaaatggctattctaccgaaatttttacatatatttcaagcagttccctcttttgttccaaaaacattttttgataaaatagattctttgattttatcttaggtttggaataataaaagctctagagtaaATAAACTTTTATTACAAAAATCAAAacagatggaggactggctttaccaaactttagattttattattgggcaattaatattcattatattactttttggatttatgatacagACGACCAAAATCGCCCATCAtggttacagctggaggaaaattcagtaatggggttttcgttagctcctttattaggagctcctcttccgttttTGTTCTCCaaaataggtagacaagctcttaaccctattgttaaaaatactttaaaaatttggtttcaattttgtagattttttaaattaaatgatTCTTTACttcctagtaatatttattcaaaTTTCTTTTTTATACCATCAACTttagataaggcttttttaacatggaaaattaagggaattaaaacttttttagatttgtttttacaagactgtttaatgtctttctcaCAGTTAAAGGATAATATGATATCTCCAATatacattttttcaggtatttacaggttaggaatttcttacctgattttttaccgaattaccccttggcctgctcttcaaatttggcttatgttatttttcagtttaaaccttttcaaaaacgattaatagctatcatttataaacagttaatgaatgctcgcatgtcgcctaatgatagggttcaacgtacctgggaagtagaactttaACATTCACTTTcaaataatcaatggagtaaaatttattatttagtcaatggttcatctatctgcgcacaacatattttaattcagtttaagatagtacataggacccatatgtccaaagataaattggtgcatatatttctgaatataagccctatttgtgacagatgtaacacagaaatggctactttaactcatatgttttggtcatgtgtaagtttaaataatatttggagggatgtgtttggaatattatctaaagttatagatatggatgttcaacctaatccacttacagcaatttttgggattattccagagaaagcaagcaaagtgtctgcttccacccaacatgtgatagctttttcaactttactggctaggagagctattttgctaaattggaaagaatctaacccacctactgttttctattggctctcccccattatgtcatgtctgaacttggagaaaattagaagccaaacatttgatacatcctttaattttgaacaagtctggcgaccttttattcaatatattcacatgatttaatttatttttatttatttattttttaaattctctttggggaaaatccttatccatgaaggtttggagatgactggaaggatgtattttttttctctctctctctgttttccttaattttatcctcaattggacggcccaatctttctttttctttcttttttttctgtttcttttttttttgttttttgtttcagtttagttagtgggttttttcccCTTATCAATAAAatctccaattttttttaatgattattatgaggagttgtagttttttttgaccattgtatatataacagcataatattttacttatttgattttgatattatatactttttgtttttactattgctgtttatatgtcttttatattatctagttgttaaactcctcttccgatttgtatattctttatttggaaatcaataaaaaagattgaaaaatgaatttACACCATCTATGCCCCTctttcacaatcaaatctcccctcaatcttcgacattccaaggaatgaagtcctgagaagatgaactgatctccaaaagtcatgaagttaaagatgaaacattcttttcaacattttaagcaatattagagtattatttttgtttttacaatttcagagtggaaaaaaaaggaaaggagcaccatgcaaaagtttgggaaccccaagagatttgagctgtcagataacttttaccaaggtctcagaccttaattagcttgttagagcaatggcttgttcacagtcttcATTAGGAAAAACGAGATGTTGTAAATTTCAAAGctctataaataccctgactccacaaaccttgtcccaacaatcagagcCATGGGTTCCTCTAAGtccctgcctagcactctgaaagttaAAATACATGATGCCCACGAAGcagcagaaggctataagaagacagcaaagcgttttcaggtagccctttccttagtttgtaatgtaattaagaaatggcagttaacaggaatggtggaggtcaagttgaggtctggaagaccaagaaattctttcaagagaactgctcgtaggattaccAGAAAGGGAAACCAAAAGCCGCGTTTGAcggcaaaagaccttcaggaatatttagtcgactctgaagtggtggtgcactgCTCTACTGCGCAGGGATACctacgcttgagtgctcggcaGGGACACCTATGACTTTCATGGAAGaaacatcagaagaaaacctttcctgtgcccTTGCCACAAAATTCAGCTTCAGatatttgcaaaggaacatctaaacaagccttatgcattttggaaacaagtcctctggactgatgaagttaaaaaagaactgtttggctgcaatgagcaaaggtatgtttggagaaaaaagggtgcagaatttcatgaaaagaacacctctccaactgttaagca includes:
- the LOC140722624 gene encoding LOW QUALITY PROTEIN: uncharacterized protein (The sequence of the model RefSeq protein was modified relative to this genomic sequence to represent the inferred CDS: substituted 2 bases at 2 genomic stop codons) translates to MRWRRVAAVSDNYACAQYTKCREERKGFTQSSDLMSHQRLHTRERPYTCSVCEKRFTHSSTLWKHQRVHTGEKPYTCSVCGKGFTESSTLLVHQRVHTGERPFTCSECGKGFTELSNLQSHQRVHTGEKPFTCSECGKRFNELSNLQSHQRVHTGERPFSCSECGKGFTELSTLQRHQQVHTGEKPFTCSVCGKRFTQLSTLQSHQRVHTGEKPFTCSECGKRFTQSSTLQRHQRVHTGERPFTCSLCGKRFTDSSTLQRHQQIHTGEKPFTCSVCGKGFTQTSTLQNHQRVHTGERPFTCSVCRKRFTHLSSLQRHLQIHTGEKLFSCSVCGKGFTQSSTLQSHQRVHTGEKPFTCSDCGKGFIYLSSLQRHQRVHTGEKPFICSECGKRFTRSSTLKIHQRVHTGEKPFTCSVCGKGFTRSPHLQRHQRVHTGEKPFICSVCGKGFTDPSNLHSHQRVHTGEKPFTCSVCGKGFSHSSNLQKHQRVHTGEKPFTCSVCGKGFTDPSNLQSHQRVHTGERPFTCSVCGKGFTRSPHLQRHQRVHTGEKPFTCSVCGKGFTDPSNLQSHQRVHTGERPFTCSVCGKGFTRSPHLQRHQRVHIGEKPFTCSVCGKGFTDPSNLQSHQRVHTGEKPFTCSEXGKXFTRSPNLQSHLRIHTLERPFTCSECGKGFTQSSQVLAHQSVHNGELPLL